The following are encoded in a window of Streptomyces sp. SAT1 genomic DNA:
- the nagB gene encoding glucosamine-6-phosphate deaminase encodes MEVVIVPDARAGGELIAEAMAQLLRRKPDALLGVATGSTPLPIYEALAAQVASGAADTSRARIAQLDEYVGLPADHPESYRSVLRREVLEPLGIGMEAFLGPDGTAEDVQGACEAYDGALAEAGGVDLQLLGIGTDGHIGFNEPCSSLASRTRIKTLTEQTRVDNARFFDGDVEQVPHHVITQGIGTILEARHLVLLATGEGKADAVAATVEGPVAAVCPASALQLHPHATVVVDEAAAAKLKLADYFRHTYANKPDWQGI; translated from the coding sequence GTGGAAGTTGTCATCGTTCCGGATGCCAGGGCGGGCGGCGAGCTCATCGCCGAGGCCATGGCGCAGCTGCTGCGGCGGAAGCCCGACGCCCTGCTCGGCGTGGCCACGGGTTCTACTCCGCTGCCCATCTACGAGGCGCTGGCGGCCCAGGTCGCTTCCGGCGCCGCGGACACCTCCCGGGCACGGATCGCACAGCTCGACGAGTACGTGGGGCTGCCCGCCGACCACCCGGAGTCCTACCGGTCCGTCCTGCGCCGGGAGGTGCTGGAGCCGCTGGGGATCGGCATGGAGGCGTTCCTCGGCCCGGACGGCACCGCCGAGGACGTGCAGGGGGCCTGCGAGGCGTACGACGGTGCGCTGGCCGAGGCCGGAGGGGTGGACCTCCAGTTGCTGGGCATCGGCACGGACGGGCACATCGGGTTCAACGAGCCGTGCTCCTCGCTCGCCTCGCGGACGCGCATCAAGACGCTGACCGAGCAGACTCGGGTGGACAACGCGCGCTTCTTCGACGGCGACGTCGAGCAGGTCCCGCACCACGTCATCACCCAGGGCATCGGCACGATCCTGGAGGCCCGGCACCTGGTGCTGCTGGCCACCGGGGAGGGCAAGGCGGACGCGGTCGCCGCGACCGTCGAGGGTCCGGTCGCCGCGGTCTGCCCGGCCTCGGCCCTGCAGCTCCACCCGCACGCCACCGTGGTCGTCGACGAGGCCGCCGCCGCCAAGCTGAAGCTCGCCGACTACTTCCGCCACACCTACGCCAACAAGCCGGACTGGCAGGGGATCTAG
- a CDS encoding anti-sigma regulatory factor — MSQIAGEPAANQDFVEVRLPAAGAYLSVLRTATAGLAARLDFTLDEIEDLRIAVDEACAILLQQAVPGSVLSCVFRLVDDSLEVTVSAPTTDGHAPSRDTFAWTVLSALAGKVSSAVDEDKTVSISLYKQRGAGPGPA; from the coding sequence GTGTCCCAGATCGCAGGCGAGCCCGCGGCGAACCAGGACTTCGTGGAAGTCCGGCTGCCGGCTGCGGGTGCCTACCTGTCGGTGCTGCGGACGGCCACGGCCGGCCTGGCGGCCCGTTTGGACTTCACCCTCGACGAGATCGAGGACCTGCGCATCGCGGTGGACGAGGCCTGCGCGATCCTGCTCCAGCAGGCCGTGCCCGGCTCGGTGCTCAGCTGCGTCTTCCGGCTGGTCGACGACTCGCTGGAGGTCACCGTCTCGGCCCCGACCACGGACGGTCACGCCCCCTCGCGGGACACCTTCGCCTGGACCGTCCTGTCGGCCCTGGCGGGCAAGGTCTCCTCCGCCGTGGACGAGGACAAGACCGTTTCGATCAGCCTCTACAAACAGCGCGGCGCGGGACCCGGGCCGGCGTGA
- a CDS encoding carbohydrate ABC transporter permease — protein MSAADTTTPAKVPPPRQAPPPAAADRPRRNRASGGATTPWLLLAPCLLILALVMAYPLVRLVTLSFQKFQQPQLWGFQKADWVGFSNFTKVLSDDEFWSVVVRTIVFAAGCVILTMVIGMALALLQQRVSGWVKTLINIALVASWGMPVIVATTVFKWLFDSDYGILNALLSKLPGVELIGHNWFASGPQGLAVIMLLVVWGAVPFVVITLSAGLTQVPKEMEEAARLDGAGAWGVFRYVTLPILKPVLVMLTTLSVIWDMGVFPQVFVMRGGHPEAEFQILNTYSYDRAFVVNDYAQGSAIALITVLLLLGVVAVYMRQMLKIGEVE, from the coding sequence ATGAGTGCCGCAGACACGACCACCCCTGCCAAGGTGCCGCCACCGCGGCAGGCGCCGCCACCCGCCGCCGCGGACCGGCCGCGCAGAAACCGGGCGTCGGGCGGCGCGACGACCCCATGGCTGCTGCTCGCCCCCTGCCTGCTGATCCTGGCCCTGGTCATGGCCTACCCGCTGGTGCGGCTGGTCACGCTGTCCTTCCAGAAGTTCCAGCAGCCGCAGCTGTGGGGCTTCCAGAAGGCCGACTGGGTCGGGTTCTCCAACTTCACCAAGGTGCTCAGCGACGACGAGTTCTGGTCGGTCGTCGTGCGCACCATCGTCTTCGCCGCCGGCTGCGTGATCCTCACCATGGTCATCGGCATGGCGCTCGCCCTGCTCCAGCAGCGGGTCTCCGGCTGGGTCAAGACGCTGATCAACATCGCGCTGGTGGCCAGCTGGGGCATGCCCGTCATCGTGGCCACCACCGTCTTCAAGTGGCTCTTCGACTCCGACTACGGCATCCTCAACGCGCTGCTGAGCAAGCTGCCCGGAGTCGAGCTGATCGGCCACAACTGGTTCGCCAGCGGCCCCCAGGGGCTCGCGGTGATCATGCTCCTCGTGGTCTGGGGCGCCGTGCCCTTCGTCGTCATCACGCTCAGCGCCGGTCTGACGCAGGTGCCCAAGGAGATGGAGGAGGCGGCCCGGCTCGACGGCGCCGGCGCCTGGGGTGTCTTCCGCTATGTCACCCTGCCCATCCTCAAGCCGGTCCTCGTGATGCTCACGACCCTGTCGGTCATCTGGGACATGGGCGTCTTCCCGCAGGTGTTCGTCATGCGCGGCGGCCACCCCGAGGCCGAGTTCCAGATCCTCAACACCTACTCCTACGACCGCGCCTTCGTGGTCAACGACTACGCGCAGGGCTCGGCGATCGCCCTGATCACCGTGCTGCTGCTGCTGGGCGTGGTCGCCGTGTACATGCGCCAGATGCTGAAGATCGGAGAGGTCGAATGA
- a CDS encoding diacylglycerol/lipid kinase family protein yields MRALLVVNPAATTTSARTRDVLIHALASEMKLDAVTTEYRGHARDLGRQAADSEDIDLVVSLGGDGTVNEVVNGLLHRGPDPERLPRLAVVPGGSTNVFARALGLPNDAVEATGAILDALREGSERTVGLGLASGTPGTDDAAVPERWFTFNAGLGFDAGVVGRVEQQRERGKKSTHALYVRQVLRQFFGEPNRRHGAITLERPGEDPVADLVVAIVSNTSPWTYLGNRPMYTSPRASFDTGLDVLGLSRLSTAAVARYGTQLLTSSPERGPQGRHALSLHDLSSFTLHSKAPLPLQMDGDHLGLRTSVTFTGVRRALRVIV; encoded by the coding sequence ATGCGTGCACTTCTCGTGGTCAATCCGGCGGCTACCACCACAAGCGCACGTACGCGCGACGTCCTGATCCACGCGCTCGCCAGCGAGATGAAACTGGACGCGGTCACCACCGAGTACCGCGGCCACGCCCGCGACCTGGGCCGGCAGGCGGCGGACAGCGAGGACATCGACCTGGTCGTCTCCCTGGGCGGCGACGGCACCGTCAACGAGGTCGTGAACGGGCTGCTGCACCGGGGCCCCGACCCCGAGCGCCTGCCCCGCCTCGCGGTGGTGCCCGGCGGGTCCACCAATGTCTTCGCCCGCGCCCTGGGGCTGCCCAACGACGCCGTGGAGGCGACCGGCGCGATCCTGGACGCCCTGCGCGAGGGCAGCGAACGCACGGTCGGGCTGGGACTGGCCTCCGGGACGCCGGGCACCGACGACGCGGCGGTCCCCGAGCGCTGGTTCACCTTCAACGCCGGACTGGGCTTCGACGCGGGCGTGGTCGGACGCGTCGAACAGCAGCGCGAGCGCGGCAAGAAGTCGACGCACGCGCTGTACGTACGGCAGGTGCTGCGCCAGTTCTTCGGCGAGCCGAACCGGCGGCACGGCGCGATCACCCTGGAGCGGCCCGGCGAGGACCCGGTCGCCGATCTGGTGGTGGCGATAGTGTCGAACACCTCGCCGTGGACCTACCTGGGCAATCGCCCGATGTACACCTCGCCCCGGGCGTCCTTCGACACCGGCCTCGACGTGCTCGGACTCAGCCGGCTGTCCACGGCAGCGGTGGCCCGGTACGGCACCCAGTTGCTCACTTCGTCCCCCGAGCGCGGACCGCAGGGCAGGCACGCCCTGTCACTGCACGACCTGAGCAGCTTCACCTTGCATTCGAAGGCTCCGCTCCCCCTCCAGATGGACGGTGACCATCTGGGGCTGCGTACGAGCGTAACGTTCACAGGCGTACGCCGTGCACTGCGTGTGATTGTGTGA
- a CDS encoding carbohydrate ABC transporter permease, with amino-acid sequence MSTLSGTSTAAPAVRRRRAPKLGWNLLGLLVFVVLGFPLYWMLNTAFKPAKDAIDPDPSLLPTGFTTANFKRALEVSDFWGPVGRSLIVSLVVVGVGIVVGTLAALAISRFAFRGRKIVIVGILAVQMVPLVAMIIPIFLLLNDLGQYDKLTGLIITYLTFVLPFTVWTLRGFIVNIPKELEEAAMVDGCTRTGAFVRVVFPLLAPGMVATSVYGFIQAWNEYLYALMLMSQQNQTATVWLGNFTTKNGTEYAPMMAGATMMAVPIVVLFLLVQRKMAAGLTAGAVKG; translated from the coding sequence ATGAGCACCCTGAGCGGCACGAGCACCGCCGCCCCCGCGGTCCGCCGCCGCCGGGCGCCGAAGCTCGGCTGGAACCTGCTCGGCCTCCTGGTCTTCGTCGTCCTGGGCTTCCCGCTCTACTGGATGCTCAACACCGCGTTCAAGCCGGCCAAGGACGCCATCGACCCGGACCCGAGCCTGCTGCCCACCGGCTTCACCACGGCCAACTTCAAGCGCGCCCTGGAGGTCTCCGACTTCTGGGGCCCGGTCGGGCGCAGCCTGATCGTGTCCCTGGTCGTCGTGGGCGTCGGCATCGTCGTCGGCACGCTGGCCGCGCTCGCCATCTCCCGGTTCGCCTTCCGGGGCCGCAAGATCGTGATCGTGGGCATTCTCGCGGTGCAGATGGTGCCGCTGGTCGCCATGATCATCCCGATCTTCCTGCTGCTGAACGACCTGGGTCAGTACGACAAGCTGACCGGCCTGATCATCACGTATCTGACCTTCGTGCTCCCCTTCACGGTGTGGACGCTGCGCGGTTTCATCGTCAACATCCCCAAGGAACTCGAAGAAGCCGCCATGGTCGACGGCTGCACCCGCACCGGCGCCTTCGTCCGCGTGGTCTTCCCGCTGCTCGCCCCCGGCATGGTCGCCACCTCGGTCTACGGCTTCATCCAGGCCTGGAACGAGTACCTCTACGCCCTGATGCTGATGAGCCAGCAGAACCAGACCGCCACGGTCTGGCTCGGCAACTTCACCACCAAGAACGGCACCGAATACGCCCCGATGATGGCCGGAGCCACCATGATGGCGGTGCCCATCGTCGTTCTGTTCCTCCTCGTACAGCGCAAGATGGCCGCGGGCCTGACCGCGGGCGCCGTGAAGGGATAA
- a CDS encoding WhiB family transcriptional regulator — MDWRHNAVCREEDPELFFPIGNTGPALLQIEEAKAVCRRCPVMEQCLQWALESGQDSGVWGGLSEDERRAMKRRAARNRARQASA; from the coding sequence ATGGACTGGCGTCACAACGCCGTTTGCCGCGAGGAAGACCCCGAGCTCTTCTTCCCCATCGGCAACACCGGTCCTGCGCTGCTGCAGATCGAGGAAGCCAAGGCCGTCTGCCGTCGCTGCCCGGTTATGGAGCAGTGCCTGCAGTGGGCGCTCGAGTCCGGCCAGGACTCCGGCGTCTGGGGTGGTCTCAGCGAGGACGAGCGCCGCGCGATGAAGCGCCGCGCCGCTCGCAACCGGGCCCGTCAGGCCTCCGCCTGA
- a CDS encoding SDR family oxidoreductase: MGVMGTDERTGATGRTGVLAGRTALVTGAGRGIGRGVAERLARDGARVAVHYGRSATAAEDTVAAIEAAGGSAFAIGAELGGPGDAEALWAEFDRHADGLDILVNNAGIGTSQPLEAIEEKEYDQVFAVNTKAPFFLVRHGLHRLRDGGRIVNVSSGLARTAVMPDKVAYAMTKAALDVFTRDLSKLLGPRGITVNSVAPGIIDTDNTAGLLHGTPGGWDRAAAISALGRVGAPADVADVVAFLVSDAGRWVTGSWVDATGGSLT; the protein is encoded by the coding sequence ATGGGCGTCATGGGAACGGACGAGCGGACAGGTGCGACCGGACGGACGGGCGTGCTCGCGGGCCGCACCGCGCTGGTCACCGGGGCCGGCAGGGGCATCGGTCGGGGCGTGGCCGAGCGGCTGGCCCGGGACGGCGCGCGCGTCGCGGTGCACTACGGCAGGAGCGCGACGGCGGCCGAGGACACGGTCGCGGCGATCGAGGCGGCCGGCGGATCGGCGTTCGCGATCGGCGCCGAGCTGGGCGGGCCCGGCGACGCCGAGGCGCTGTGGGCCGAGTTCGACCGGCACGCGGACGGCCTGGACATCCTGGTGAACAACGCCGGGATCGGCACGTCGCAGCCGCTGGAGGCGATCGAGGAGAAGGAGTACGACCAGGTCTTCGCGGTGAACACCAAGGCTCCGTTCTTCCTCGTCCGCCACGGCCTCCACCGGCTGCGCGACGGCGGCCGGATCGTCAACGTCTCCTCCGGCCTCGCGCGTACGGCGGTGATGCCGGACAAGGTGGCCTACGCCATGACCAAGGCCGCGCTGGACGTGTTCACCCGGGATCTGTCCAAGCTGCTGGGCCCCCGCGGCATCACGGTCAACTCGGTCGCGCCCGGGATCATCGACACCGACAACACGGCCGGCCTGCTGCACGGCACACCGGGCGGCTGGGACCGGGCGGCGGCGATATCCGCGCTCGGCCGGGTCGGCGCACCGGCGGACGTGGCGGACGTGGTGGCCTTCCTCGTCTCGGACGCCGGACGGTGGGTGACGGGGAGCTGGGTGGACGCGACAGGGGGGTCGCTCACATGA
- a CDS encoding sensor histidine kinase, whose amino-acid sequence MNELVRQHTALDDSDLEWLHLLVSEWQLLSDLSFADLVLWVPTLDGTRYVSVAQMRPNTGPTSYQDDMVGHLVPRGRRPMLDAALDEGRIVREGDPEWREEVPVRVESIPVRREGRVLGVIARNTNLLTVRTPSRLELTYLQSASDLAQMIAAGSFPFPDQQVDMDASPRVGDGLIRLDADGVVTYASPNALSAYHRLGLAADLVGHHLGEATAELAPSRAPVDEALVKLASGWAPREFEIEASDGVIQFRAIPLKPKGTRIGSLVLCRDVTELRRRERELITKDATIREIHHRVKNNLQTVAALLRLQARRIDSERGREALEEAVRRVGSIAIVHETLSQNLDERVEFDEIADRVLAMVAEISPGKVTGRRSGRFGILDAEVATPLSMVLTEVLQNALEHGFRQDDTGTVEVSAVRGGSTREGRLLVTVQDDGVGLPEGFDPHRSGNLGLQIVRTLVEGELGGTFDMVPAPERGTRVLLDIPVGTAK is encoded by the coding sequence ATGAACGAACTCGTACGCCAGCACACCGCCCTCGACGACTCCGATCTCGAATGGCTCCATCTGCTGGTCTCGGAGTGGCAGCTGCTCTCCGACCTCTCCTTCGCCGACCTGGTGCTGTGGGTCCCGACGCTGGACGGCACCCGCTATGTGTCCGTCGCCCAGATGCGCCCCAACACCGGGCCGACCTCGTACCAGGACGACATGGTCGGCCACCTCGTGCCGCGCGGCCGCCGCCCGATGCTGGACGCGGCGCTCGACGAGGGGCGCATCGTCCGCGAGGGCGATCCGGAGTGGCGCGAGGAGGTGCCCGTGCGCGTCGAGTCCATCCCGGTGCGGCGCGAGGGGCGCGTCCTCGGTGTCATCGCGCGCAACACCAACCTGCTCACCGTGCGCACCCCGAGCCGGCTCGAACTGACGTATCTCCAGAGCGCCTCCGATCTGGCCCAGATGATCGCCGCCGGTTCCTTTCCCTTCCCCGACCAGCAGGTCGACATGGACGCCTCGCCGCGCGTGGGGGACGGGCTGATCCGGCTGGACGCGGACGGTGTGGTCACCTACGCCTCGCCGAACGCGCTGTCCGCCTACCACCGCCTCGGTCTCGCCGCCGACCTCGTCGGCCACCACCTCGGCGAGGCCACCGCCGAACTCGCCCCGTCCCGCGCGCCGGTGGACGAGGCGCTGGTGAAACTGGCGAGCGGCTGGGCCCCGCGCGAGTTCGAGATCGAGGCCAGCGACGGGGTGATCCAGTTCCGGGCCATTCCGCTCAAACCCAAGGGCACCCGCATCGGTTCCCTGGTCCTGTGCCGCGACGTCACCGAACTGCGCCGCCGCGAACGCGAGTTGATTACCAAGGACGCGACGATCCGGGAGATCCACCACCGGGTCAAGAACAATCTCCAGACGGTGGCGGCGCTGCTGCGGCTCCAGGCCCGGCGCATCGACTCCGAGCGCGGCCGGGAGGCCCTGGAGGAGGCGGTCCGCCGGGTCGGCTCGATCGCCATCGTGCATGAGACGCTGTCTCAGAACCTGGACGAACGGGTGGAGTTCGACGAGATCGCCGACCGGGTGCTGGCGATGGTCGCCGAGATCTCGCCCGGCAAGGTCACCGGTCGGCGCAGCGGGCGGTTCGGGATCCTGGACGCCGAGGTCGCCACCCCGCTCTCGATGGTGCTGACCGAAGTCCTCCAGAACGCGCTGGAGCACGGGTTCCGCCAGGACGACACCGGCACCGTCGAGGTCTCCGCGGTCCGCGGCGGCAGCACGCGCGAGGGCCGGCTGCTGGTGACGGTCCAGGACGACGGCGTGGGGCTGCCCGAGGGGTTCGACCCGCACCGTTCCGGAAATCTCGGTCTCCAGATCGTGCGCACCCTGGTCGAGGGCGAGTTGGGCGGCACCTTCGACATGGTCCCGGCCCCGGAGCGCGGCACGCGCGTCCTGCTCGACATCCCGGTGGGCACCGCCAAGTAG
- a CDS encoding UBP-type zinc finger domain-containing protein, with amino-acid sequence MKQCTHADALPYPEPEPRSETCPECLRDGTHPVQLRLCLTCGHVGCCDSSPGQHATTHHKDTGHPVMRTFEPGEDWRWCFVDHVLV; translated from the coding sequence ATGAAACAGTGCACGCACGCCGACGCGCTGCCGTATCCGGAGCCCGAGCCCCGAAGCGAGACGTGCCCGGAGTGCCTGCGGGACGGCACACACCCGGTGCAGTTGCGGCTCTGCCTGACCTGTGGCCACGTGGGATGCTGCGACTCGTCGCCGGGCCAGCACGCCACGACGCACCACAAGGACACCGGGCACCCGGTGATGCGGACCTTCGAGCCCGGGGAGGACTGGCGCTGGTGCTTCGTGGACCACGTCCTGGTGTGA
- a CDS encoding glycoside hydrolase family 3 protein has protein sequence MTTFAGGATASDAASDRLARDALTVLQPGFTGTTAPDWLLRRLGEGLASVGLFGRNVATAEQLTALTARLRAEREDVLVAIDEEGGDVTRLEVRTGSSFPGNHALGAVDDVQLTEDVARELGRRLAECGVNFDWAPSADVNSNPGNPVIGVRSFGASTDLVARHTAAYVRGLQAAGVAACTKHFPGHGDTAVDSHHALPRIDVDADVLQARDLVPFRAAVAAGTKAVMSAHILVPALEPDLPATLSRRVLTELLRGELGYDGLIVTDAVEMKAIADTYGIERGSVLAVAAGADAICVGGGLADEGTVDRLRDALVGAVRSGDLPEERLADAAERVRALARWTAEAAATGTGVVADPEVGLRAARRAQRVTVAETFTPLDRAPYVAALTPVANIAVGDETPWGVAAELSRLLPGTETGSFSGDDAGQAALRAAGDRRVVAVVRDEHRHPWMAAALDTLIAARPDTIVVEMGVPQATPRGALHIATHGAARVCGLAAAEIIAGK, from the coding sequence ATGACGACATTCGCCGGCGGTGCCACCGCCTCCGACGCGGCGAGCGACCGGCTCGCCCGCGACGCGCTGACCGTCCTCCAGCCCGGCTTCACCGGGACCACGGCCCCCGACTGGCTGCTGCGCCGGCTCGGCGAAGGACTGGCCTCGGTCGGTCTGTTCGGCCGCAACGTCGCCACCGCCGAGCAGCTGACCGCCCTCACCGCCCGGTTGCGCGCCGAGCGCGAGGACGTCCTCGTCGCCATCGACGAGGAGGGCGGCGACGTCACGCGCCTGGAGGTGCGCACCGGCTCCAGCTTCCCCGGCAACCACGCGCTCGGCGCGGTGGACGACGTGCAGCTGACCGAGGACGTCGCCCGCGAACTCGGCCGTCGGCTCGCCGAGTGCGGCGTCAACTTCGACTGGGCGCCCTCGGCGGACGTCAACTCCAACCCGGGCAACCCGGTCATCGGCGTCCGCTCCTTCGGCGCCTCCACCGACCTGGTCGCCCGGCACACCGCCGCCTATGTCCGCGGGCTCCAGGCGGCGGGCGTCGCCGCCTGCACCAAGCACTTCCCCGGGCACGGCGACACCGCGGTCGACTCGCACCACGCGCTGCCCCGCATTGACGTGGACGCCGATGTGCTCCAGGCCCGCGACCTGGTGCCGTTCCGCGCGGCCGTGGCCGCCGGGACCAAGGCCGTGATGAGCGCGCACATCCTGGTGCCGGCCCTGGAGCCGGACCTTCCGGCAACGTTGTCCAGGCGGGTGCTCACCGAACTGCTGCGCGGCGAACTGGGCTACGACGGCCTGATCGTCACCGACGCCGTGGAGATGAAGGCCATCGCCGACACCTACGGCATCGAGCGGGGCAGTGTCCTCGCCGTCGCCGCGGGTGCCGACGCGATCTGCGTGGGCGGCGGCCTCGCGGACGAGGGGACCGTCGACCGGCTGCGGGACGCCCTGGTCGGCGCGGTCCGCTCCGGCGACCTGCCCGAGGAGCGGCTCGCCGACGCCGCCGAACGGGTCCGCGCCCTCGCCCGCTGGACCGCCGAGGCGGCGGCCACCGGCACCGGTGTCGTCGCCGACCCCGAGGTCGGTCTGCGCGCGGCCCGCCGGGCCCAGCGGGTCACCGTCGCGGAAACGTTCACTCCGCTCGACCGCGCGCCCTACGTCGCCGCCCTCACCCCGGTCGCCAACATCGCGGTCGGCGACGAGACGCCCTGGGGCGTGGCCGCCGAACTGTCCCGGCTCCTGCCCGGCACGGAGACCGGCAGCTTCAGCGGCGACGACGCCGGACAGGCGGCCCTGCGGGCGGCCGGCGACCGGCGCGTGGTGGCGGTCGTCCGCGACGAGCACCGCCATCCCTGGATGGCCGCCGCCCTGGACACGCTGATCGCGGCCCGCCCCGACACGATCGTCGTCGAGATGGGCGTCCCCCAGGCCACCCCCCGGGGCGCCCTCCACATCGCCACCCACGGCGCCGCCCGCGTCTGCGGCCTGGCGGCGGCGGAGATCATCGCCGGGAAGTAG
- a CDS encoding TetR/AcrR family transcriptional regulator gives MEAQQEKEAQDSGERKRAPAARRRGRPRSFDRATALEKAVLAFWENGYEGTSVSDLTRVMGIGAPSLYAAFGDKQALFAEVVRDYGERYGSFGERALAEEPTARAAVERMLREAAAEYTAPGRPHGCLVIHAAANCTTPEVEESLRARRNENIAAFESRIRADVAVGELPADTDTGALARYVGALVQGMSQQARDGARREELEAVAEIALAVWPRR, from the coding sequence ATGGAGGCACAGCAGGAGAAAGAAGCGCAGGACAGCGGGGAGCGTAAGCGCGCGCCCGCCGCCAGGCGCCGTGGCCGGCCGCGTTCGTTCGACCGGGCGACCGCCCTGGAGAAGGCGGTCCTCGCCTTCTGGGAGAACGGGTACGAGGGCACCTCCGTCTCCGATCTCACCCGGGTCATGGGCATCGGCGCTCCCAGCCTGTACGCGGCCTTCGGCGACAAGCAGGCGCTCTTCGCCGAAGTGGTGCGCGACTACGGCGAGCGGTACGGCTCCTTCGGCGAACGCGCCCTGGCCGAGGAGCCCACGGCGCGTGCCGCCGTCGAGCGGATGCTGCGCGAGGCGGCGGCCGAGTACACCGCGCCGGGCCGCCCGCACGGCTGCCTGGTCATCCACGCGGCCGCGAACTGCACGACCCCGGAGGTGGAGGAGTCCCTGCGGGCCCGGCGCAACGAGAACATCGCCGCGTTCGAGAGCCGGATACGCGCCGATGTCGCCGTCGGGGAGCTGCCGGCGGACACCGACACCGGCGCACTCGCCCGGTACGTCGGCGCACTGGTCCAGGGCATGTCCCAGCAGGCGCGCGACGGCGCGCGCCGCGAGGAGCTGGAGGCGGTCGCGGAAATTGCCCTGGCCGTCTGGCCCCGCCGCTGA
- a CDS encoding RNA polymerase sigma factor SigF has translation MRDEERGTRELPTEGGTPPRADAAGKPNRSVQGVQGAPAEPARPAGGIDGIPEQARPHPEDDTAESGALGAEPRERDGAARGDTADGRGDPSARSARSQRPRAGEEARARGRATGGTMSEHERDSEDTAQSAPRVRGAQHDPHDRSGARAMFVELRALPDGSPQYAELRNQLVRMHLPLVEHLARRFRNRGEPLDDLTQVATIGLIKSVDRFDPDRGVEFSTYATPTVVGEIKRHFRDKGWAVRVPRRLQELRLSLTTATAELSQLHGRSPTVHELAEKLAISEEEVLEGLESANAYSTLSLDVPDTDDESPAVADTLGAEDEALEGVEYRESLKPLLEDLPPREKRILLLRFFGNMTQSQIAQEVGISQMHVSRLLARTLAQLREKLLVEE, from the coding sequence GTGCGGGACGAAGAACGCGGCACACGGGAGCTGCCGACCGAGGGCGGGACCCCGCCTCGCGCCGACGCGGCCGGAAAGCCCAACAGGAGCGTCCAGGGTGTCCAGGGCGCTCCGGCGGAGCCCGCACGGCCGGCGGGCGGCATCGACGGCATCCCCGAGCAGGCCAGGCCGCATCCGGAGGACGACACCGCGGAGTCCGGTGCCCTGGGCGCGGAGCCCCGGGAGCGGGACGGCGCCGCGCGGGGCGACACCGCCGACGGGCGCGGGGACCCGTCCGCCCGGTCCGCCCGGTCGCAGCGGCCGAGGGCGGGAGAGGAGGCAAGGGCTCGGGGAAGGGCGACGGGCGGGACGATGAGCGAGCACGAGCGGGACTCCGAGGACACCGCGCAGAGCGCCCCGCGCGTGCGCGGCGCGCAGCACGACCCGCACGACCGCAGCGGCGCACGCGCGATGTTCGTCGAGCTGCGCGCGCTGCCGGACGGCAGCCCGCAGTACGCGGAGCTGCGCAACCAGCTGGTCCGGATGCACCTGCCCCTCGTCGAGCACCTCGCGCGCCGCTTCCGCAACCGCGGCGAGCCGCTGGACGACCTCACCCAGGTCGCCACGATCGGACTGATCAAGTCGGTCGACCGGTTCGACCCGGACCGCGGCGTGGAGTTCTCCACGTACGCGACCCCGACGGTCGTCGGCGAGATCAAACGGCACTTCCGGGACAAGGGCTGGGCGGTGCGCGTGCCGCGCCGGCTCCAGGAGCTGCGGCTCTCGCTCACCACGGCGACGGCCGAGCTGTCCCAGCTGCACGGCCGCTCCCCCACGGTGCACGAGCTGGCCGAGAAGCTGGCCATCTCCGAGGAGGAGGTCCTGGAGGGCCTGGAGTCGGCCAACGCCTACTCCACGCTGTCCCTGGACGTCCCCGACACCGACGACGAGTCCCCGGCGGTCGCCGACACCCTCGGCGCCGAGGACGAGGCGCTGGAGGGCGTGGAGTACCGCGAGTCGCTGAAGCCGCTGCTGGAGGACCTCCCGCCGCGTGAGAAGCGCATCCTGCTGCTGCGCTTCTTCGGCAACATGACCCAGTCGCAGATCGCGCAGGAGGTCGGCATCTCGCAGATGCACGTCTCGCGGCTGCTGGCCCGCACGCTGGCCCAGCTCCGGGAGAAGCTGCTGGTGGAGGAGTGA